One genomic segment of Candidatus Berkiella aquae includes these proteins:
- a CDS encoding undecaprenyl-diphosphate phosphatase — MSELMQVITLAIVQGLTEFLPISSSAHLILVPLLTGWRDQGLAFDVAVHVGTLFAVCFYFRQELIRLQAGFWRSIQGKPSRFYSKLAWQLIIASFPIALVGWLAHDFIATTLRSPLVIACSTISFGLLLLASDRFSSHSKLMGQLRWKDVLIIGFAQILALIPGTSRSGITLTAGLGLGYNRATSAKFSFLLSIPLIVLAGSYEGLKIIRSPDPVAWSYLAIGILFAAISAYFCIKAFLGLIGRIGVLPFVCYRLALGGILLFMFW, encoded by the coding sequence ATGAGCGAATTAATGCAAGTGATTACCTTGGCTATTGTGCAAGGCTTAACAGAATTTCTACCTATTTCTAGCTCAGCTCATTTGATATTAGTGCCTTTATTAACTGGGTGGCGCGATCAAGGGCTTGCATTTGATGTTGCTGTTCATGTCGGCACTTTATTTGCGGTTTGTTTTTATTTTCGTCAAGAGTTAATACGCCTGCAAGCCGGTTTTTGGCGCTCCATTCAAGGTAAACCATCTCGTTTTTATAGCAAACTTGCTTGGCAATTAATTATTGCCTCATTTCCTATTGCACTGGTCGGATGGCTTGCACATGATTTCATTGCAACCACGTTGCGCTCTCCATTAGTGATTGCATGTTCCACCATTTCATTTGGTTTGCTATTACTGGCTAGCGATCGGTTTTCAAGTCATAGCAAACTGATGGGACAATTACGGTGGAAAGATGTACTGATCATTGGTTTTGCCCAAATTTTAGCATTGATTCCAGGTACCTCTCGCTCTGGCATTACCTTAACTGCAGGATTAGGCTTAGGATACAATCGAGCAACTAGCGCTAAATTTTCCTTTTTACTTTCTATTCCACTTATTGTATTAGCTGGCAGCTATGAAGGTTTAAAAATTATTCGTTCACCCGATCCGGTGGCTTGGAGTTACCTTGCTATTGGTATCTTATTTGCCGCGATTAGTGCTTACTTTTGTATTAAGGCCTTCTTGGGTCTAATTGGCAGAATAGGTGTACTACCCTTTGTCTGCTATCGACTCGCACTGGGTGGTATTTTACTCTTTATGTTTTGGTAA
- the rpmE gene encoding 50S ribosomal protein L31 yields the protein MKADIHPDYKVVSVVCNCGNTFETRSTYRQETMRVDICNECHPFYTGKHKVVDTEGRIDKFYRRYGAKNKIESAQTSESK from the coding sequence ATGAAAGCCGATATCCATCCAGATTATAAAGTCGTTTCAGTGGTCTGTAACTGCGGAAACACCTTCGAAACGCGTTCAACCTATCGTCAAGAAACAATGCGAGTTGATATCTGTAATGAATGCCATCCTTTCTATACCGGCAAACATAAAGTTGTCGATACCGAAGGTCGTATTGATAAATTCTATCGTCGATATGGTGCAAAAAATAAAATTGAAAGTGCACAAACCAGTGAAAGCAAGTAA
- a CDS encoding malic enzyme-like NAD(P)-binding protein gives MTNDLKKAALEYHALPTPGKLCIALTKPTETQKDLALAYTPGVAEPVRAIKADPNEAFRYTLKSNLVGVITNGTAVLGLGDVGPLAAKPVMEGKAVLFKRFANLDVFDIEIEASDPQTFVNTVANISPTFGGINLEDIKGPQCFEIEQALIERLDIPVFHDDQHGTAIIVVAGLLNAIELQEKSLEDIKVVCLGAGAAGIASMRLLMAIGLRRDQITMVDRTGIIHTGRTDLNTHKFAFAAQTDKRTLEEAMIGADVIVGVSGPNLITAQMLKTMAPYPIVFALSNPDPEIEPKIAHEARSDLLMATGRSDYPNQVNNVLCFPYIFRGALDVRASRINQEMMIAAVNAIRSLAKEPVPEVVLKGYNVCGTMSFGKDYILPKPTDPRLLPVVSAAVAKAAVETGVARIPYPQNYPLSPMEASAKMSTRVLEEEASL, from the coding sequence ATGACAAATGATTTAAAAAAAGCCGCGCTGGAATATCATGCGCTGCCAACGCCAGGCAAATTATGTATTGCTTTAACCAAACCAACAGAAACCCAAAAGGATTTGGCTTTAGCTTATACCCCAGGTGTTGCCGAGCCTGTCAGAGCGATAAAAGCCGATCCCAATGAAGCGTTTCGTTATACCCTAAAATCCAATTTGGTCGGTGTTATTACCAATGGCACAGCTGTTTTGGGATTGGGCGATGTTGGGCCACTTGCGGCAAAACCCGTGATGGAAGGCAAAGCCGTCCTTTTTAAACGTTTTGCTAATTTAGATGTGTTTGATATTGAAATTGAAGCTTCTGATCCTCAAACCTTTGTTAATACAGTAGCCAATATTTCACCGACATTTGGTGGCATTAATTTAGAAGATATCAAAGGACCACAATGCTTTGAAATTGAACAGGCATTGATTGAACGTTTAGATATCCCTGTTTTTCATGATGATCAACATGGTACGGCGATTATTGTTGTCGCTGGATTATTAAATGCAATTGAACTACAAGAAAAATCCTTAGAAGATATCAAGGTCGTTTGTTTAGGAGCGGGGGCTGCAGGTATCGCTTCAATGCGACTGTTAATGGCAATTGGGTTGCGTCGCGATCAAATTACCATGGTGGATAGAACAGGTATTATCCATACGGGTAGAACCGATTTGAATACGCATAAATTTGCATTCGCAGCTCAAACAGATAAGCGTACCTTAGAAGAAGCAATGATTGGGGCTGACGTTATTGTTGGCGTATCTGGCCCAAATTTAATAACAGCCCAGATGTTAAAAACAATGGCACCTTATCCCATTGTTTTTGCTTTATCCAATCCTGATCCAGAAATTGAGCCAAAAATAGCACATGAAGCTAGAAGCGATCTTCTCATGGCTACGGGACGTAGTGATTATCCAAATCAAGTTAACAATGTATTATGTTTTCCCTATATATTTCGTGGTGCATTAGATGTAAGAGCAAGCCGTATTAATCAAGAAATGATGATCGCTGCAGTTAATGCTATTCGAAGCTTAGCGAAAGAGCCAGTGCCTGAAGTGGTATTAAAAGGCTACAATGTTTGTGGAACGATGTCTTTTGGTAAAGATTATATTTTACCTAAGCCAACCGATCCAAGATTGTTACCAGTTGTTTCTGCAGCCGTTGCTAAAGCCGCGGTTGAGACAGGGGTGGCGCGGATACCCTATCCGCAAAACTATCCTTTAAGCCCGATGGAAGCATCGGCCAAAATGAGCACAAGAGTTTTAGAAGAAGAAGCAAGTCTTTAA
- the mdh gene encoding malate dehydrogenase, with product MARAKIGLIGAGNIGGTLAHLILQKKLGDVVLYDIAEGTPQGKALDLAQCGPIDGFDATVMGTNDYKDIAGCDVVIVTAGIPRKPGMSRDDLLAINGKVMKAVGEGIKQYCPKAFVICVTNPLDVMVKVLQDAAGVPDNMIVGMAGVLDSSRFRTFLAWELGVSINQVQAYVLGGHGDAMVPLVGMSNVAGVSLQELVKKGTMSQAKLDEIVTRTRNGGGEIVGLLKTGSAFYAPATAAISMAQAYLQDTKAILPCAAKLKVGQYGVKQPLFVGVPAKIGGKGVEQIIEVTLNDAEQKNLQVSIDAVIELCEAAAKL from the coding sequence ATGGCAAGAGCAAAAATTGGATTAATTGGTGCGGGTAATATTGGTGGTACATTAGCGCATCTTATTTTGCAAAAAAAATTAGGCGATGTTGTTTTGTATGATATTGCTGAAGGAACCCCTCAAGGTAAAGCATTAGATTTGGCGCAATGTGGCCCTATTGATGGGTTTGATGCAACAGTCATGGGCACCAATGATTATAAAGACATTGCAGGTTGTGATGTTGTCATTGTGACTGCTGGGATCCCACGTAAACCGGGTATGAGTCGTGATGACTTATTAGCAATCAATGGCAAAGTCATGAAAGCAGTAGGTGAAGGGATCAAACAATATTGTCCTAAGGCTTTTGTGATTTGTGTCACTAATCCTTTAGATGTCATGGTTAAAGTATTACAAGATGCTGCAGGCGTACCTGATAATATGATTGTCGGTATGGCTGGAGTATTAGATTCTTCACGTTTTCGTACGTTCTTAGCGTGGGAGTTGGGCGTTTCCATTAATCAGGTGCAAGCTTATGTGCTAGGTGGCCATGGTGATGCGATGGTGCCATTAGTTGGTATGAGTAATGTTGCTGGTGTTTCGTTACAAGAACTGGTTAAAAAAGGCACCATGAGCCAAGCTAAACTGGATGAAATTGTGACAAGAACCCGTAATGGCGGCGGCGAAATCGTTGGTTTGCTAAAAACAGGTTCCGCTTTTTATGCGCCTGCTACCGCTGCGATTTCAATGGCACAAGCGTATCTGCAAGATACCAAAGCCATTTTGCCTTGTGCGGCTAAATTAAAAGTTGGTCAATACGGCGTAAAACAACCGCTTTTTGTTGGGGTTCCAGCGAAAATTGGCGGTAAAGGTGTTGAACAAATTATTGAAGTCACGTTAAACGATGCAGAACAAAAAAATCTCCAAGTCTCCATTGATGCGGTGATTGAATTGTGTGAAGCGGCCGCAAAGCTTTAA
- a CDS encoding alanyl-tRNA editing protein, protein MRKVFWDNPYQQELHTTITAVKGNQLLLAQTIVYSFSGGQESDKATINGLPIIDSKKEGLLIYYTMPDGHGLKEGDEVVVMIDWVRRLKLMRLHFAAELVLEIVTKRYQLEKVGAHISESKARIDFKSTQNIKTYFDEILSDYNAIIERDLPIQTGFSDETNQRRFWKIDGFAQVPCGGTHVKSTAEVGLVKLKRELVGKGVERIEIRLIN, encoded by the coding sequence ATGCGCAAAGTTTTCTGGGATAATCCTTATCAACAAGAATTGCACACCACCATTACAGCGGTAAAGGGTAATCAACTCTTATTGGCGCAAACCATTGTCTATTCTTTTTCCGGCGGTCAAGAAAGTGATAAAGCGACGATTAATGGCTTACCGATTATCGATTCCAAAAAGGAAGGTTTGTTGATTTATTACACCATGCCAGATGGACATGGTTTAAAAGAAGGCGATGAAGTCGTTGTCATGATTGATTGGGTAAGACGCTTAAAATTAATGCGCTTACATTTCGCAGCTGAATTGGTGCTTGAAATCGTGACTAAGCGCTATCAGTTAGAAAAAGTCGGTGCCCATATTAGCGAATCGAAAGCACGAATTGATTTTAAATCCACCCAGAATATTAAAACCTACTTTGATGAGATCCTTTCAGATTATAACGCGATTATTGAACGTGATTTGCCGATTCAAACTGGTTTTTCAGATGAGACCAACCAACGACGTTTTTGGAAGATTGATGGATTTGCACAGGTTCCTTGTGGGGGCACGCATGTTAAGTCCACAGCGGAAGTCGGTTTGGTTAAACTGAAAAGAGAGTTGGTAGGCAAAGGAGTTGAGCGAATTGAGATTCGATTGATAAATTAA
- a CDS encoding PhzF family phenazine biosynthesis isomerase, with product MNPIWIVDAFAHAPYTGNPAAVMVVAEFPEQMQRIAAEMNLSETVFVKKINENHFHIRWFTPLVEVKLCGHATMAAAHILFQEKLVTKNEITFDSLSGPLTVTQKESTIILNFPLQQIGQTLAKATFDTLLDLPSQIHEVVQAYDDVIVALHDEQTLRNLQPHFDKVKQIEARGLIVTAPSKQYDFVSRFFAPRVGVNEDPVTGSAHCKLADYWAKRLGKNTFHAYQASHRGGELRIQVENNRVFLQGQAITIMQGQWLV from the coding sequence ATGAACCCGATTTGGATTGTCGATGCTTTCGCTCATGCACCTTATACCGGCAATCCTGCTGCTGTCATGGTTGTTGCTGAATTTCCCGAACAGATGCAACGTATTGCGGCAGAAATGAATCTGTCTGAAACGGTTTTTGTTAAAAAGATAAACGAAAACCATTTTCATATTCGCTGGTTTACCCCCTTGGTTGAAGTTAAACTTTGTGGTCATGCAACCATGGCTGCCGCCCATATTCTATTTCAGGAAAAGCTTGTCACTAAGAATGAAATTACTTTTGATTCCCTTTCAGGTCCCTTAACCGTGACCCAAAAAGAATCGACTATTATCTTAAATTTCCCCTTACAACAAATAGGCCAAACACTTGCCAAAGCAACGTTTGATACTCTCTTAGATTTACCTTCACAAATTCATGAGGTTGTTCAAGCGTATGATGATGTGATTGTCGCGCTTCATGATGAACAAACTTTAAGAAATCTCCAGCCTCATTTTGATAAAGTGAAACAAATTGAAGCAAGAGGCCTGATTGTCACCGCTCCCTCCAAACAATATGATTTTGTTTCTCGCTTTTTTGCACCGCGCGTGGGCGTCAATGAAGATCCTGTAACAGGCTCTGCGCATTGCAAACTGGCTGATTATTGGGCAAAGCGTTTAGGAAAAAATACTTTTCATGCTTATCAAGCGAGTCATCGAGGCGGTGAATTACGGATTCAGGTAGAAAATAATCGTGTCTTTTTACAAGGACAAGCAATTACGATTATGCAAGGACAATGGTTGGTGTAA